The Deltaproteobacteria bacterium DNA segment GGTGTGCTTTTCATCCATGGGCAGCTGCTGCGTCAGGCCGAGGGCCCGACCTCGGGGGATAATGGTCACCTTGTGAATCGGGTCACTCCCGGGGATGAGTTTGGCCACCAGAACATGACCGGCCTCATGGTAGGCGGTGTTGCGCTTCTCCTCGTCAGAGATGATCATGCTCCGCCTTTCTTTGCCCATCAAGACCTTGTCCTTGGCCTCCTCAAAATCGCTCATGTCAACTTTTTCCTTGCTCTCGCGGGCAGCCAGTAAGGCGGCTTCATTGACCAGATTCTCGATATCCGCTCCGCAAAAACCCGGCATTCCACGAGCGAGGACGGAACGATCCACGTCATCGGCCAAAGGGATACGGCGGGTATGCACTTCGAGGATTTTTTCCCGGCCCTTGATGTCGGGCACGGGCACGACTACCTGCCGGTCGAAACGCCCGGGCCTCAAAAGGGCCGGGTCCAGGACATCAGGCCGGTTCGTGGCAGAAATCAGGATAACCCCTTCACTAGACTCAAAACCATCCATCTCGACCAGAAGCTGGTTCAGGGTCTGTTCGCGTTCGTCATGACCGCCGCCCAGGCCAGCCCCGCGGTGGCGGCCCACAGCGTCTAACTCATCAATGAAAATGATGCACGGAGCACTCTTTTTACCCTGGACAAAGAGGTCCCGGACGCGGGAAGCGCCCACTCCGACGAACATTTCCACGAAATCGGAACCGCTGATGGAAAAAAACGGCACCTCGGCCTCACCGGCGATGGCACGCGCGAGCAAGGTCTTACCCGTGCCCGGCGAGCCCATGAGCAGGACCCCTTTAGGAATGCGGCCTCCCAGGCGAGTGAACCTCTTCGGGTCTCTCAGGAATTCAATAATCTCCTCCAGCTCCTCTTTAGCCTCCTCGATCCCGGCCACGTCATCAAAAGTGACCTTATGAAATTGATCGGTTTGGAGTTGCGCTCTGCTTTTGCCAAAGGAGAGAGGCCCCTTTCCAGCCCCGCCTTGCATCTGGCGCATAAAGAATATCCAAACGCCGATGAGGAGGAGCATGGGAAACCAGGATATGAGGATCGTCATATACCAGGGCGAATCGTCTGCTGGCTCGGCTGAAATTTTGATATTCTTTGCCCGCAGCGTTTTTATCAGATCCGGATCATTCGGGACGTAGCTCGTGAATTTTTGGCCGTCAATCCGATTGCCAGTGATTTCATTGCCTTTGATAATCACTTCGGAGACCTCGCCTTGCTGAATGGAGGTCATGAGTTCGCTGTATGCGACCAGATTAGAGGTCGGCTGGCGGTTGTTGAACAAATTGAAAAGCAGGATCATCATCAGACTGATGACCAGCCACAAAGCTAGATTTTTATAGAAAGGACTCAAAAATTTTTCTCCCAGGGTCAACCCTTATACACGGGGTTGTCAGCTCAGTCAACTTTCTTTGTTTACAGCATTAAATTATATTTCGATTCTTGAAAATATTCAAGATAAATACGTTTTTAAGTCAAAGCGGCCTTCTTAAGGGTAAGCACCACTGCCTGCCTGGTCTCAGTTCCCGCACGGACCCTCTCGGCGATCCTTAAGCCCCCAACCCAGACAATACCCTCCTGATCAAGGACCAAGGGTGTTCTGGGCCGCAGACGGGCCGGAACCTTGGCGTCAATGAAAAAATCATGTAACTTCTTACGGCCCTTCATCCCTAAAGGCTGAAAACGGTCCCCT contains these protein-coding regions:
- the ftsH gene encoding ATP-dependent zinc metalloprotease FtsH; its protein translation is MSPFYKNLALWLVISLMMILLFNLFNNRQPTSNLVAYSELMTSIQQGEVSEVIIKGNEITGNRIDGQKFTSYVPNDPDLIKTLRAKNIKISAEPADDSPWYMTILISWFPMLLLIGVWIFFMRQMQGGAGKGPLSFGKSRAQLQTDQFHKVTFDDVAGIEEAKEELEEIIEFLRDPKRFTRLGGRIPKGVLLMGSPGTGKTLLARAIAGEAEVPFFSISGSDFVEMFVGVGASRVRDLFVQGKKSAPCIIFIDELDAVGRHRGAGLGGGHDEREQTLNQLLVEMDGFESSEGVILISATNRPDVLDPALLRPGRFDRQVVVPVPDIKGREKILEVHTRRIPLADDVDRSVLARGMPGFCGADIENLVNEAALLAARESKEKVDMSDFEEAKDKVLMGKERRSMIISDEEKRNTAYHEAGHVLVAKLIPGSDPIHKVTIIPRGRALGLTQQLPMDEKHTYPQEFLLGNLAMLLGGRSAEELVLNDMTTGAGDDIERATELARKMICDWGMSKKLGPLAFGKKEEQIFLGREFAQHRDYSEKTAQMIDAEVSALIKGSHDRATDFLKRNIDVLHTLAQTLLEKETLDSNEIDEIVAPALAREQGDQDHASEPAQFDQKSAS